In Lactuca sativa cultivar Salinas chromosome 5, Lsat_Salinas_v11, whole genome shotgun sequence, the DNA window aaagtccctacatattggtctcataatcgatttagtccttatatatttttttattcaattaagtcccaaataccagtaatcgtattcaatttaaccctttgactcGGTCAACagatcatccaactttcaaaaattacatttttggcccagatttcaaaatttattacaaatttggtccaaaatttacacttttggcccagattttaactttttttacaaatttggtccaaaaattACCCTTCTTgctcaaattttagaattttattatgaattcatcctaactttagttttttttacaacttttattttctcaaaaaattgtttctaatatgttttttctttatcaactcatatttatacaaaaaaacatattttcacataaaaatcttatttttttctatataaaaactttttttaaaaggtttttgtatatgaaatatctacttataaaaataggtttggattatttgtgtgatttctcttaaaaaatcaattaagaaattaaaagtaACCATAAATTATACTATcaaattatagtttgtcaaaaactAATTACactcattttaatattatttatttgttcTTTAATCATATTTATAGGACAAATAATGTCGGTTCTTAATTGTAGTTCATagaaaaaaacaattttattaaaaaatttcaaCATCATGTTTTTTAGTAGGTTGTGATACTTTCTTTGTGAAGCTCAACTCAAGCGTGTTTCAGGTGTTTGAGTAATTTTTTTTGACCAAACTCATGTGTAAATTCTTTAGAGCTTTAGTTAAAGTATTCTATTGTGTTATTAAtagttataatattttatatatttatgttgctATTGTATTTTTGATCATTTCTCACTCCCCTAAAAACATGTTTATCGATAATAAATTGCAACCGGTATTCCATAACAGACattaaaaaataaaggaaataCAAGATTCTAAATAATCCAAGTAAGAAGAGGTTGATTAGCAATAAAAAATCACAATCTAGATCGGACACATGCCATGAATGgatatgttttatttagataatatatttatttaaaagttaaaaaaatatatcaaagttatgattttaacttttttcttaaaaaattcttatgaataaaatatattattattattattattattatatatatatatatatatatatatatatatatatatatatattaaactttcatatataatataactagtttaaactttcatataaatgtgattaaagaacaaataatccaaacatgtttttataatttagggttacttttaatttcttaattgattttttaagagatatcacacaaataatccaaacctatttttataactagatattttatatacgcaaaactttttatatagaaaaagtaagatttttatgtgaaattttttttttgtataaatatgagtttataaagaaaaaacatattagaaacaaatttttgagaaaaaaaagttgtaaaaaaaaaaaactaaagttaggatgaattcataataaaattctaaaagttgggcaaaagggtaaatttttgaccaaatttgtaaaaatatttaaaatctgggccaaaagtgtaaatttgtaataaattttgaaatttgggccagaaatataatttttgaaagttggatgacctgttgaccgagtcaaagggttaaattgaatatgaTTATCGGTATTTgagttttaattaaataatatatatatatatatatatatatatatatatatatatatatatatatatatatatatatatatatataaggactaaatcgattatgaggtcaATATGTAAGACCTTTATTGCAGTTTTTCCTTTTAAAAACAAGTATACATACTGGTATATAAGTAGAATTTGAAAAAAGCTTCTTTGAAATTTGTTGATTTTTAAAGTTACTTGTTAAAAAATTAGTgcttttatttttatgaaaaatatagaCAGATATGccaaaatttatcatttttatacTATAATAAATGGTATTCATATAATCATAtcaatatgaagaaaaaaaaaaccttctaTTGAGATAAATTTGAATTTAAGTTACATATAAGTTAAGAAAAACATGAAGCTTATAAGAACAACATAAAAGGTTAAACTACCCTCTACAGAAAAGAAATTAAGAGCCTTCTAAAAAAATTATGACAATTAAATTAGGTCATCTACAATGCTTACGAGCCTCTCTGTGGTTGATGTGGCCACGAACCACTAATAAACATCATCCCGATGTTTAGTGGAGGCTAATAGTCGTGGTGATTTGTGATCTACACAACAAAGTATAGCATacaatcaatttgtttctctctctctacaataatatatatatatatatatatatatatatatatatatatatatatatatatatatatatatatatatatatatatatatatatatatatatatatatagtttaatagGTATTGTGGATGATCTTATATGATCCAAAAGAGTATCCCAATAAACAAGCAAtcttatatataatatttttcttTTGTCAAATCAACTTTCTACTAACTTATCAAACACAAAACTTATTAACTTAAACTCTTTTCAACCAATGAACATtttaaaaaacttttattttctataattaaataaTTTATCCTCATTTATGAAGAATATATTACAAAACCACCTTGAAGAATATATTATAAAACCAACTCATCTAaatttgttatgttttataaCGCACGACAAACTAATTTAACTAAAATAACATTACAATTCagaaacttttattttctataattaaataaTTTATCCTCATTTATGAAGAATATATTACAAAACCACCTTGAAGAATATATTATAAAACCACCTCATCTAAATTTGTTATGTTTTATACCGCatgtttattaaaataaaatattacacgACAAACTAATTTAACTAAAATAACATTACAATTTAGAAACTCTGATGTATATGGTTATattatatactaggtgtgagacccatttATTACAtaggtttattttaaaaaaattaaatatgaaattttaacaatttaaaaagtttgaatttatataaaaaatagaaaaattttgaattattaaaattaatgagactttaatgtattgaatacattacatatataaatcatttctaataaataccttacatatatattaccttacatattaaatgtgaaattttaatttaataaaataaaaaatagaataaaatgaaaagtggaaaataaaaaatttaaaaattctaaaaaatcTCATGTGTCCAAAAAATGaaagagaagaggacatgtgacaaaaaaaccttcatttattaaggaggataaaGTTATAAAAAAGATACCAAAAgtattatattataattaaatatttaatatttaatatcaaACAATAAAATGAAATATTATATATCATTGATTAAAGATGAAGTTAGTTGtataactcaaaaaaaaaaaacattcacttGATATCGAATCGTTGAGATGCTAATTTGCTAACATTTTATTGCAAACCAGTcgattgttttaggtactttttgTAGTCTCATATAAGCAACGATTTCAATGAACAATAATGAAAAAGAAATCAAGAAAGACTCGACcaaacaaataatccaaattgtTGTAGGCTTGTAACCAATTACAAAATAGAATTAGAAGGAAAATGAAAATGGCATGTAAGAAAGAACTAACTCAAGTTACTAATAGTAAATAAGATACACTGAGGAAACATGCAAGCAAATGACAGAGTTGGACTAGAAATAAATTTGAAACAGGATAAACCAAAAGCACCCAACAACCTCTAAAATAAGAATACAAATTGAATCTTAAGCACAAATAGAATCATACCAAATCTTAAAAAACCACCATGTTAACTTCTCTACTGAGATTGATTCttacctctttttttttttaaagatcgaaccttgttctctcactttgccatCATCACCTTCACGAATTCCTCATAGTTGATCTGGCCATCACCATCCACATCAGCCTCACGGATCATTTCATCAACTTCCTCATCAGTCAGTTTCTCACCAAGATTTGTCATAACATGGCGAAGCTCAGCTGCAGAAATGAAGCCATTTTGATCCTTGTCAAACACCCGGAAAGCCTCCTTGAGTTCTTCTTCAGAGTCTGTGTCCTTCATCTTTCTTGCCATCAGATTCAGGAACTCAGGGAAATCAATGGTCCCATTCCCATCAGCATCAACCTCATTGATCATGTCCTGAAGCTCAGCTTCTGTTGGATTTTGTCCTAGAGATCTCATAACGGTTCCAAGCTCCTTAGTAGTGATACAACCTGCATCAATGGCAATAAATCATCACTACAATGGAAATAACAAAGCGAGAAAGAATTTAACACAAACTGATGTCTACAGATCTAAGCACATTCCATCAATAAAGTAGATATGTGATCTTATATTACAGCTTGAAAACAATGCTTTCATCTATTGATTGAGATCCGGCTACAGACGAAAGATTTCTCTACACAAAACAAACGAAACTGATCCAAGTGCGAACTCTTATTGGTCTTTGATTTTTTACTGAAACCATAACAATCCCTAACTCGCCCAATTGCATTTTACGCGTATCAAAATCGCCAATCAGAGATCAGATCTGGTATGAGGAGAAGATTGTGTGCAATATTGTGGTTCATGAACCGCTTGTTCGTGTGAAATACGTTAATTCATAAGAAACAAATACGTAAATGGAGAAATCGGAAGAAAGAGCAAAACAATATCGAAAGAGAGGGAGCTGACCATCTCCGTCCTTATCGAATAGGCTAAAAGCTTCCTTGAATTCGGAGATCTGATCATCGGTAAGCTGATCCGCCATTGCTTTTCAACACAGGAGGAAGGGAAGATGAAAAATCGTGGTAAGATCGAGGGGTGGTGTTACAACTCAGGGACTGCGTTTACGGGGTGATTTTTATATATACAAGTGCAAGGCGATTGTTTGCCACTTTGCCTAGTCCCACCTTTTTACCATCGTACCCTTCTTTGTGAATTATTTGGGAATTGGGATGTAAGTTGTGAGGTTATATCAATATCATATTAGTATTAGTAGATTAGTAGAGTAGTATAGTTACACTTTtaagtattaattaattaagttgaATTTTGATGATTATATTGATAAAAGTTAGATATCGTTGTATTTGTTGATAGATAAATATAAAATGTCAGTACCATTAAGTAACTTTAATATATATTGTTGAATGAAAACGTATATAAGATCAAAATCATAGGtaaaaaacatacataaaaataaacaaGTAAACATAAAGTGAAAGAGTTATATTCAATTGAAGTAGGAATGGAAAAAGGAAAAGCTGAAATGAAATTAGTCATCTAGAACTTCTAATAACAGTTTACAAATTGCGTCGAGTTCATGAACGTGACACGTCTATGCAAGGGTTTGGCGTAAACGTTGAATTAAGTTGTTATTTCAAAAAGGGCATCGTATAATTGGAAGACACGACGTGAAATCGAGATACGACACGACACGTAGATAGTACGTTGCTATGAAATACGGGTCATTTAACCAGACTCGACACGTCTATTAGCTAAACGCGACACGTTCACACCGACTCCAAGCATGTATGACCTGTTAGAAACAAAATTTGTTGGAGAATAATTACTCAATAACGAACCAGAGCTATACTCTGGTGATTTTCAGTTGGGAAGAAGGGGATTTTTAAGCTCAATTAACCCATTAAGTGGATTAAGGTATCATCTTTCCTTTGTAATTAGCTATTTGAGCTCAATTAGTGTAAAGCTTGCAAGATTTGTCAAAACTCGAACTAAAGCTTAAATTTATAATACCATGTTGTTACTAGTATGAGAAAAATGATTATGAGCTTACTTAACGAATTCTACGGTTGAATTATTAAAGTTGTTAATTAAGGTTATAAACCCTAGTGAAATTAATAGGAGTGTGAAATTATTTTGACTTAACGAATTAATTCACTTAGATGTGATATATATGAAGCTTAATTAGTTTGTGACACAGAATTTTCAAGTAAAGTTAGTGATCAACCAAGTGATTCTTTTGATTAAGAATAGTGATTAATCTCTTGATGAGTCGAGACAAGTTTTAAGGAGCTTAATATGTTTTTTGAATAAGCTTTGGCAATGAAGACAATTCATGTGCATCAAGTGGGGACTAAAAGCCAAAGTGGTAGTTAGTTTTCACTAACTAACAAGGTGTTTTAAAGTACTTTATAGTTAGTATTGGTTGTGTTTCCATAATTATTTGAATAAgaaaagtatgatgttatataACATTGCTCAATAATTAGTTATGGATTAGTGATACGACATGAAATTATATATGTGATATCGTCTTTAATGGATTTTGTATTATGAAAAGGGAGGATATCCCAAGTTGATTATATGAACTCTTTTTAAAGAATACATATGTGTTCAGGAATACATGGTTGaatacttaatgaattaagtattGAAAAATGCAATTTATACTCATTGATGTGTTCATATGCTAAGTGAAATGTACTCATTGTTTTTGCCATGGGTAAAGTATAATGACATGTCTATATGTGTACTTATATAACATTGAGTAAAATGGCGATGAGTGAAAATTCCTTATATTATGCATATTATTATAAGTAGTTGGAGAGTATGGTATGACATGTAGCCACACATCATTGAATGaaatgtatatgtacatgtttatTTTCCTAGGAGTCCGCATATGGACTGAAGTTTGCATAGTAAAAGATAAGTGAAAGTAATTATTGGTTTGCCAAGGGGTCTTCATGGGGACCAAAGAGACTTTGATAAGagtgtgtcacaactagcattttcagctaggaaattctattttcATGTAAACATCAACTATTGTAAGACTTTTTCTCTAAGCAAATATCATACTCTAAGCTTGATCAAAATCAGTTATTTTAATCAAAACTCCTCAGTGAAGTTCAAAACCAAATAcaatacaccttatatatattcaactatgtgttgaaaaccctaaaaatcccaaTTCAAGTTTATTAAGGACcaggatcctcttattgggcctaatggaccaataaactttcaatttgactattttgggccaaggaacccaatatgggctctaattggacccacatccatGAAACTAAAGTATTTTGGGTCATATGGGCCTAAAATGATTCATCTTATCTTTAATGGGCCATGATGGGCCATAAATGGTTTCATAAGCCCTAATGGGCGGTAAACTATATTCTTGGGCTTAATTAGGCCGTGAACCCTCATAAGGGCCCAACAGGCCGACAAATCTTTATTTTAGGCCTCATAAATTCGAACTAAGTCAAAAAAGGGCCCAAACTATCTCATTTCCTTTTTCCTTGCCACATTCTCGGCccaattaaaaaaaaagattaaatataTAAGTGCCACCTAATCTTTGCATGGTGGACTTCCATGCTATAACACATCAAATAACAAGGAGATCACATACACCCATGCAACATCACTTCAACATTTCCCTCCTCTTCTCTCTTCATTTTAACTCTCGGCCATAAGGGCCACACCACCAAACTCTTTCTTTATTTtcaagcataatattctctcaaaCTCTCCAACAAAAGTTCCACTCTTCTCCCTCCTAAAAATTGTGAGTATTAGGCGGGTTTTCAAGAAGATCACTTCAAGCTTCATATTGTGGTAAGATCTTACAAAATAAAGTTAATATACTTTCTTTTAAACTCAATCACTCCTCTTACACACATGCTTTTCGTGAATCATGTTTCCTAGAACCCTCTAAGTTCGAAAACCTCCTCAAGAACACATCTAGGGCTAAGATCTCCTCATAAGTTAAATCAAAAACCGAAAAATTCAaatcaaagtgagttcataccccctattttcagtttttactttgttttggggGAGATTACAAGTTTTTTTTGTGTAtatctatgtgtgtatgcatgattttgtgtgttttcttTAGTTACATATGTGTTTATGTGATGTAAACTTCATAAACTTAAAGATCTACTAAAAGATGATTATGTTGGTATAACATAACACTTATTTCAACATATCACACTagaaaaaggtttaaaacacatttGGGATACTTGAATCTAAGAAAAACTTCATAAAAGGGGCTAAAATCGACAAAATGACAAGGTATGGGTTATTTATGTAACTCACGGCTAGTAAGGGGTTCAAAAGGAAATTTTTGCTAAATAATGGCTACTCTCGACATTTGAGACCttatagggaccaaaaatgtaaatatttTCATAAATGGGCCTTATTTGGGCTTCTCACGGTTTTGGGCCCAAAATTTGAAAATGTTGATCTTTTGTGGGTTTAATTGTCATTTTCAAGAAAGTTGTGtcaaaaaatgtaaatttttgataaaaagggtcaaagttgcaaaattatgaacatttgggccaaaaagatgaaattttctataaatgggccgaaaatgtatattttcacaaaaaccaagccaaaaatgatattcttgacaaaaatgagTTAAAAATGTTATATTTACAATTACTTGCCTTAAGTACAAGTTTTGTCCAAAATGGGGCCTAAAATGTTATTGTTACTAAacttgggccttaattgtaaatttttggcttaatgAGCCAAGAATGAcaattttacaaaaagtgggctttcaTACCATTTTAGCAAATAATTGAGTTACTATTAGCAAAATAATAACAAACCGGCTAATTTTGTCGTTCTCATGTTatcgggccttagtggcccatttatatgcttgataggtcctgaatactatttatatgtttattgggcctcattgacccattaacatgcacgacggaccttggataccatttgatgggttttggtcctaagaacatcctatgtgctcatacaaaccctaatgcttggatctaggtttctctattgtacatgcaaattatccaagactataaaccctaattctagcattcaagtaatcatattaacatgagaataggtttaagatgttaccttgattgttatgtagcaataacaatcccaaatctccttgtattgactttggaaggcttagagtcacaagtgtcactcctctaatggttcacaaacaccataagcaagaggatgaagaggagagaggatggaggctgcccaaaaacgtctacaaaccctagaataagtcttagccacgtttttggtcataagggatctctttatataggaggcaattagggttatctaacaaggaaaccctaattggatgcttaagcactaagcaacccatggagccctttccttaaagccttggacgatttcatatgggcttcccccatagaattcgtccaccttataataaaaggcaatccatggccgaaattgcaattatcttataattacaattccagtcccttaagtttaattaatctcttttagtcacaaaactaattaccaattaattattgactaatattaattaaacaatatgatttctcctttaatatattattctcataatatattaataaatcatatttaatcctttctctccataattcatcctatcaagttgctttggtgaaggcaacccaaaaggaccatgcaccatcgggtcaagtacataccaaaatagttatggacttagacactaatctaacagtctcccacttggataagtctaacaactattctgcgtatgacttcagatcctgatctacaatcgttgctttccaaagccgctgtcaactctgatcctatcagatacgcgtgtccttagataagggatcatatattcctccattctagatatcatatgagacatgatttctaatcattctctctgtactatatctcgattcccgatttatgacgaccgactaattgaacaaataaaattagccttagcccggccgagcatttacgtttgtcatcactaaaccatcgaggggcccaaagatatcgcttttatcctactttggataaaaggaacagataaactttgatacaatgcttgcttgccctcactcaccgaatcacacacaataatatgttttataacaccaagttactggtgcgtttacatattatcaatgtgcaaccgatttgcaagatacaactcacacatctcggtttcaagaatataagatgttatcgtctcaccaatcactcgtgatacaattcatggagtgatccaagtgagcgtgggtttaatccatgctcaaatcatattcataagcactcatgaacgttgcaacaaacattttcttatgtccaATACTCTTTTaaacattccacacaccaattcacgatagtcttcattcatatctacttccaacatatgaacgactgtggcccgttcgaataatttgactgttcttaaccaattaaattattcaggaagtcaaaacatgcaaatgtgaaacacaagaataatacgaatcccatatggcctcaaacctttgagtataaataaaactccttttatttatcacgatatcgattactcattatttgtcgttttgggtaatcaacttcttacttgaattattacacttgtcccatgctcctagcatgcacacaatgtttacctatggttcttactttgtgaaatagatcacattgaacacatttccaatcatactcatttcacaactccaaatcctttttcataagtgaaagaatatcaaattctttccacttatagaatatgctagattctaacattctatgcaatgatccttttgtaatgtcactgcaccaaagtcacaaagactattgtcaatgatattacaaagtcctctaacggagattgttacaagacaattccttagatatgatgtctctcactccaagtacattcctttgaacatccttttgcataaaagtttctaatctagacatagattttcaatattcaattcctaatatggacacgcttccatattttccatatgacaactcattcttaatagaatcttatctattcgtaatgatgtcgatatggtccatccaatatggaaacatttccataatttccatatgacaactcattcttaatagaatcttttctactcataataatgtcgatatggtccatccaataccgtgcttccaactactcacaagcgaccaatcctcgtcaaactttggattgtcctttgatagttgtttaattattttagtcaaaactaattctagtcccttttccctctaaatgcactcgacatttggaaaattttagaatggtcaaacattaaagcatttgcaatcgatcctatacctgaagcgtatgggacacgacgcataatgttttattttctatgttctcaaaattcgaattgtgaagagaaatgccgtaatcataatcgaaattttaagaacacactatgtacccttgactaaatttattaacatttctcaacctaatcctttagatttgaaatgaagcataatattctctcccttaattatagcaaaacaactttacaacccttacgactttgcaaggtataactcttgttttctataactaatattgccaacttgcaatacgtgccttaataatcatacaatcataacatttatgctcccactatcatgatgattattataaaacataacacttatgctcccactagcttcgatatgtattcataaacatctttgtgacaaccctatattttccaaaagcattgtaacactcgaaagccaaatacaacggaattaacctcgaaaataaagtgttcaagtatctaagttgggatgcctcaaatatttgatatcatgccaaggtttccaaaaacataaagaacgctcaaaaccgggttatattgaagaaagtataaccactcgtatatttacgacacgacgttaaaatattatttgacgtaaaaagtaaaatatcaataaaatgcatttta includes these proteins:
- the LOC111877023 gene encoding calmodulin-7, encoding MADQLTDDQISEFKEAFSLFDKDGDGCITTKELGTVMRSLGQNPTEAELQDMINEVDADGNGTIDFPEFLNLMARKMKDTDSEEELKEAFRVFDKDQNGFISAAELRHVMTNLGEKLTDEEVDEMIREADVDGDGQINYEEFVKVMMAK